The following proteins are co-located in the Halictus rubicundus isolate RS-2024b chromosome 1, iyHalRubi1_principal, whole genome shotgun sequence genome:
- the LOC143358647 gene encoding dymeclin, whose protein sequence is MGATPSRNDDLSKNVYLERFCGKKSILPNDPFWDTFLSYNMRPPVTRNDQIELDSRLDSSCQQLLANNLTTGNFGSLIQVALTRASNLLAPTQNQKIISAWQTYNALFAIRCILKYLIETVGEEEMIKYIEAPQLPVPNQTISSYRLEDFYDALADIITDVPLCEFTYVVHLEAINCLLVLLSVQLFSQTAAEYSSIYRIAMHSHSSEHAPAMVSTLLHNFVQQEHAPPGLLTQQAGGSIVFSIAAGLWNVITMGMGSSLKNVQVSSSNASEAEERKRDTETPLASQSLLLLLVLTNHCTATQNPYRNALFSFVDMQEDYSAIQAKGAFRFNLNKLYNTICKIPNTDEVTLLLYMLLHRNSSVKQDIMRRPDIQLLVTPILQILYHAPNNTSHHIYMSLIILLILSEDETFNKRIHEIMLKGVSWYTERSISEISLGGLLILVVIRTIQYNMFKMRDKYLHTNCLAALANMSAQFTSLHPYVSQRLLSLFETLAKKHVRLEAKIQSQPSIPPDSTAIAVNGTTTNTDLIQDLTILEEVLRMVLEIINSCLTYRLAHNPNLIYTLLYKKDIFQPFRTHTAFQDIVQNIDSVINFFSYKLEQKDQSQLGVSQVLTTIQQGTSEWPRDRLRKFPELKFKYVEEEQPEEFFIPYVWSVVCQSALLHWSAENIKLFSPHNSDQTAIILCLY, encoded by the exons ATGGGGGCAACACCAAGTCGGAACGACGATCTTTCCAAAAATGTTTATTTGGAAAGATTCTGTGGAAAAAAGAGTATACTGCCAAATGATCCGTTTTGGGAtacttttctatcctataacatgcGTCCACCTGTTACAAGGAATGATCAAATAGAACTAGACTCTCGTTTGGACTCGTCTTGTCAACAACTGCTTGCCAACAATTTGACCACTGGCAACTTTGGCAGTTTAATACAAGTTGCTCTTACTCGTGCCAGCAACTTGCTTGCACCAACACAGAATCAGAA AATCATATCAGCATGGCAAACATATAATGCATTGTTTGCGATAAgatgtatattaaaatatttaattgaaactGTTGGCGAAGAAgaaatgataaaatacatagaaGCACCTCAATTACCTGTACCGAATCAAACAATTTCATCTTATAGACTAGAAGACTTTTACGATGCTTTAGCTGATATCATAACAGATGTACCATTATG TGAATTCACATATGTCGTTCATCTAGAAGCGATAAATTGCTTACTTGTACTACTTTCGGTACAATTATTTTCACAAACTGCGGCTGAATACAGCTCCATTTACAGAATAGCAATGCATTCACATTCTAGTGAACATGCACCAGCAATGGTTTCTACATTATTGCATAATTTTGTGCAGCAAGAACATGCTCCTCCAGGGTTGCTTACTCAACAAGCGGGAGGAAGTATTGTCTTTAGTATAGCGG cTGGTTTATGGAATGTGATTACAATGGGTATGGGTAGTagtttaaaaaatgtacaagTTTCAAGTAGTAATGCTTCTGAAGCAGAAGAAAGAAAACGTGATACGGAAACACCACTTGCTAGTCAATCTTTATTATTGTTACTGGTTTTAACGAATCATTGTACCGCAACACAGAACCCTTACAGAAATGCTCTCTTCAGTTTTGTTGATATGCAAG AAGATTATTCTGCAATACAAGCAAAAGGTGCATTTagatttaatttaaataaattgtacaataCTATATGTAAAATACCAAACACGGATGAAGTTACGTTATTGTTGTATATGTTACTGCATAGAAATTCAAGTGTAAAACAAGACATCATGAGAAGACCAGATATACAACTATTG GTAACaccaatattacaaatattatatcATGCTCCAAACAATACATCTCATCACATTTATATGTCTCTCATCATTCTTCTTATCTTGAGTGAAGATGAAACGTTCAATAAAAGAATACATGAAATA ATGCTTAAAGGTGTAAGTTGGTACACAGAAAGATCAATAAGTGAAATATCACTAGGAGGTCTTCTAATTCTTGTTGTTATAAGGACAATTCAATACAACATGTTTAAAATGAGG GATAAATATTTGCACACAAATTGTTTAGCAGCTCTAGCAAACATGTCTGCGCAATTCACATCTTTACATCCTTATGTTAGTCAAAGACTGTTAAGTTTATTTGAAACTCTTGCGAAGAAGCACGTCAGACTGGAAGCAAAAATACAATCACAACCTTCAATTCCTCCTGACAGCACTGCAATTGCAGTTAATGGGACTACTACAAACACAGACTTG ATTCAGGATTTAACGATACTCGAAGAAGTATTACGAATGGTATTAGAAATCATAAATAGCTGCTTAACTTACAGGCTTGCACATAATCCAAATTTAATATACACGCTCTTATACAAAAAGGATATTTTTCAACCATTCAGAACACACACAGCATTTCAAGATATTGTGCAAAATATAGATTCT gtcattaatttcttttcttataAATTGGAGCAAAAGGATCAATCTCAACTTGGTGTCAGTCAAGTATTAACTACGATTCAACAAGGTACTAGCGAATGGCCTCGAGATCGGTTAAGG AAATTTCCGGaactgaaatttaaatatgtgGAAGAAGAACAACCAGAAGAATTTTTCATTCCGTATGTATGGAGTGTTGTTTGTCAAAGTGCTCTCCTGCATTGGAGTGCAGAGAACATCAAATTATTTTCTCCGCATAACAGTGATCAAACAGCGATTATTCTTTGTTTATATTGA
- the LOC143361635 gene encoding IQ motif-containing protein H, with amino-acid sequence MDRLHKSLRTEIPYQHCIEAIQNSLVAIKWKFSLAKHLLGHHRSEIVKRLSLPDDIRNLEDLEKTRNFYENTLKELLDVEQTIEEHLLWLKISLLSAAEGQMQPPTHLSLRNMKKVSEMFPYYDLDNETNDEIPCHCFWENVPKWRLENIQNILVKPKGPMQTEFDESDLKFMQDMIYLRSKMFSLPRNLTHKTSDQNAKYDSSNRRLTVQPSKTDTFSEIRKEYDSFKVFSLEHELSKINNLKFSDGKFVSCVIWTKTLDLHGKQYGSKWNLVLCPQIENILSKRHIPTLHFDPKATFTFLSNIRENGMSFILSKDNLVSLLQNDKESVWLKSWKLQLQTELGKGIAATLIQTCFRGYLLRQKILGSQHFYIAANVLWLNWLSVKKKKEIRERYLKNMLMSLQATRELSAKLNKEFSSMIKKPHVVIHLTSLGYPMELRQRYSPNKFAMTQNMNILRICFVRNPNTEVVYILPIQPTRELLLMYSDFIESISPEDDIAKRITFVALSEGDTFQKRALNISRVLHCSEESLNEVRKKIAGKRAYFLPWVIDECDMRLAGNLGVALLSPDMEVQSKFLHRSNVVRMVAAFGLSQPPYHADIHDYATLCTGLARLIIHHTDVCVWVFKMNFGSFSKHRGIFLINHISIPFMPSLRKERKRFGDQWDANCTVRNNFLAKLEEHLPNVISGVTRLSRLYDSWAEFYAHVQKFGCMVQAVPPQNDVKIISVCLFIPKKGTKEKLKWLGTADMVRVDICTISTNIFMMPQTSFNNSKLEPDINKLAKGMQNEGYFGYATIDCYCYMDKRKEKVVVLVKNVEPFYSYVQSYIDWMKFAIGGTYHLDKNHFKANIPVHTRTRSSSYDVPKQTPKWDETTERYGIAICELYNTRFAAYSWSKLKNLFNRCGIVYNSETKEGSSILLHDVVIRTHGFMVAVSPCMSSTISMVHDMLTKLHKILVKAAKKVETNLTELEDYFMKLSLDYQNYATEPCE; translated from the exons ATGGATCGACTTCATAAATCATTACGAACGGAAATACCGTATCAGCACTGCATAGAAGCAATTCAAAACTCTTTAGTAGCAATTAAATGGAAATTTAGTCTAGCTAAACATTTGCTGGGTCATCATAGGAGCGAAATTGTTAAACGGCTGAG TTTACCTGACGACATACGCAACTTGGAAGATTTGGAGAAGACacgaaatttttatgaaaacacATTGAAGGAACTCCTGGATGTAGAACAAACGATCGAGGAACATCTATTATGGTTGAAAATCAGTTTGCTGTCAGCAGCGGAAGGACAAATGCAACCACCAACTCATTTATCATTGCGGAACATGAAAAAAGTTAGCGAGATGTTTCCCTATTACGATTTGGACAATGAAACGAACGACGAGATACCCTGTCACTGTTTTTGGGAAAATGTACCGAAATGGAGACTggaaaatattcagaatattttaGTTAAACCGAAGGGGCCCATGCAAACAGAATTCGACGAGTCTGATTTGAAATTCATGCAAGACATGATATACCTTAGATCCAAAATGTTTTCTCTGCCCAGAAATCTGACCCATAA AACATCAGATCAAAATGCCAAATACGATAGTTCGAATCGTCGATTGACAGTACAGCCATCGAAGACGGACACATTTTCCGAAATTCGTAAAGAATACGATTCGTTTAAAGTGTTCTCTCTGGAACACGAATTATCGAAGATAAATAATCTAAAGTTCAGCGATGGAAAATTCGTAAGCTGTGTTATTTGGACGAAAACGTTGGACCTGCACGGAAAGCAGTATGGATCAAAGTGGAACTTGGTATTATGTCCGCAAATAGAAAACATTCTATCGAAACGCCATATACCAACTTTACACTTCGATCCGAAAGCTACTTTTACCTTTTTGTCGAATATTCGAGAGAATGGAATGAGCTTTATATTGTCGAAGGATAATCTGGTATCTCTCTTACAAAATGATAAAGAGAGTGTTTGGTTGAAATCTTGGAAATTGCAGCTTCAAACCGAACTAGGAAAGGGGATAGCTGCGACACTTATACAAACCTGCTTCCGTGGCTATTTG TTACGTCAGAAAATACTGGGATCGCAGCATTTCTACATAGCCGCCAACGTGTTATGGCTGAACTGGCTATcagtgaagaagaagaaagagattCGCGAACGTTATCTGAAGAACATGTTGATGTCTTTGCAAGCGACACGAGAGCTGTCTGCAAAATTGAATAAAGAATTCAGCTCCATGATTAAGAAACCGCACGTAGTTATACATTTAACGTCTCTCGGCTACCCTATGGAATTGCGGCAGCGCTATAGCCCGAATAAATTCGCTATGACGCAAAACATGAACATACTAAGGATCTGTTTCGTTCGAAATCCGAACACCGAAGTGGTGTACATCCTGCCCATACAGCCCACGCGGGAGTTGCTGTTGATGTACAGCGATTTCATCGAGTCGATATCCCCGGAAGACGACATCGCGAAGAGGATCACATTCGTCGCTCTTTCCGAAGGGGACACCTTCCAGAAACGCGCGTTGAACATCTCTAGGGTTCTGCACTGTTCGGAGGAGTCCCTTAACGAGGTCAGAAAGAAGATCGCTGGCAAACGCGCATACTTTTTGCCGTGGGTCATCGACGAATGCGACATGAGATTAGCTGGGAACCTCGGCGTTGCCTTATTGAGCCCTGACATGGAGGTTCAGAGCAAGTTCTTACACAGATCCAACGTAGTCCGCATGGTCGCCGCGTTCGGATTGTCGCAGCCTCCTTATCACGCCGATATACACGACTATGCGACTCTTTGCACCGGGCTTGCTCGCTTGATCATTCATCACACGGACGTTTGCGTGTGGGTGTTCAAAATGAATTTCGGATCGTTCTCGAAGCATCGCGGTATATTCCTTATTAATCACATCAGTATACCGTTCATGCCGAGTCtacggaaagagagaaaaagattcGGCGACCAGTGGGACGCGAATTGCACCGTGCGGAACAACTTCCTCGCGAAGCTGGAGGAACATTTGCCGAATGTTATTTCCGGTGTTACTCGACTGTCCAGGCTGTACGATTCTTGGGCGGAGTTTTACGCTCACGTGCAGAAATTTGGATGCATGGTGCAAGCGGTACCACCTCAGAATGATGTTAAAATTATCTCTGTTTGTTTATTCATTCCCAAGAAAGGGACTAAAGAGAAGCTGAAGTGGTTGGGTACCGCTGACATGGTGCGTGTAG ATATTTGCACCATCTCGACGAACATTTTCATGATGCCGCAAACATCGTTCAACAATAGTAAACTTGAACCGGATATAAACAAATTGGCCAAAGGGATGCAAAATGAAGGCTATTTCGGTTATGCGACCATCGATTGTTATTGTTACATGGACAAACGTAAAGAGAAAGTGGTGGTTTTGGTGAAGAATGTAGAGCCATTTTATTCCTATGTGCAGAGCTACATAGATTGGATGAAATTTGCAATTGGAGGAACATACCA TTTAGACAAGAATCATTTCAAGGCCAATATTCCGGTGCACACTCGAACAAGATCGTCCAGTTACGACGTTCCAAAACAAACGCCTAAATGGGACGAAACAACGGAGAGATATGGAATAGCAATTTGCGAACTGTACAACACAAGATTCGCTGCTTATTCGTGGTCAAAACTGAAGAATTTGTTTAACCGATGTGGC ATTGTTTATAATTCAGAAACGAAGGAGGGTTCGAGCATATTGTTACACGACGTTGTAATTAGAACTCATGGTTTCATGGTTGCCGTCAGCCCGTGCATGAGCTCAACGATATCCATGGTGCACGATATGTTAACAAAGCTGCACAAAATTCTCGTGAAGGCAGCAAAGAAGGTCGAAACGAATCTAACCGAACTCGAAGACTATTTCATGAAATTATCTCTTGATTATCAGAATTATGCGACAGAACCATGCGaataa
- the LOC143361623 gene encoding mitochondrial 2-oxoglutarate/malate carrier protein, whose protein sequence is MSEPEKKPPQRLSPVFTFLNAGLSGMAATCVVHPMDVIKNRIQLQEGKTSIGTVIGSIIKNEGLLRFYSGLSAGLVRQATYTTVRLGIYNQLQEYWRQTHTGKPNFGILSLMAATAGSMGAFVGTPAEVALVRMTADGRLPKDQRRNYKNVFHAFAIIVRDEGVTALWRGSVATMGRAVVVNISQLATYSQAKFFIASKLQMEDGLKLHFLASMLSGFLTTFNSMPFDIAKTRIQNLKSTGKPPGMLTVLLSIIKTEGVTALWKGFLPTYCRIGPHTVLTLIINEQIVKLYRQYLAEN, encoded by the exons ATGAGCGAACCAGAGAAGAAGCCACCGCAGCGACTGTCACCGGTGTTCACCTTCCTGAACGCAGGACTTTCTGG CATGGCTGCAACTTGCGTGGTGCATCCTATGGATGTAATTAAAAATCGGATTCAACTCCAAGAAGGGAAGACTTCGATTGGTACTGTGATAGgttctataataaaaaatgaaggGCTGCTCCGATTCTATTCTGGACTAAGCGCCGGTCTTGTGCGGCAGGCAACGTACACTACTGTAAGACTTGGTATTTATAATCAACTGCAAGAATATTGGAG ACAAACACACACTGGTAAACCTAATTTCGGTATACTGTCATTGATGGCAGCCACAGCAGGATCCATGGGGGCATTCGTTGGTACGCCGGCGGAAGTTGCTCTTGTAAGAATGACTGCTGATGGCAGACTACCAAAAG ACCAACGAAGAAATTACAAGAATGTGTTCCACGCGTTTGCTATAATAGTTAGGGACGAAGGCGTCACAGCGCTTTGGAGAGGAAGCGTGGCGACAATGGGACGAGCTGTTGTTGTTAATATATCTCAGCTTGCAACGTACAGCCAGGCCAAGTTTTTCATAGCTTCAAAAT TGCAAATGGAAGACGGTCTAAAACTGCATTTCCTTGCGTCCATGCTGTCCGGATTTCTCACCACCTTCAATAGCATGCCGTTCGACATAGCTAAAACGAG AATACAAAACTTGAAGAGTACGGGAAAACCGCCAGGCATGTTAACGGTGTTGTTGTCGATAATAAAAACGGAAGGAGTAACAGCATTGTGGAAGGGATTCTTGCCGACTTACTGCAGAATAGGGCCACACACAGTTTTAACGTTGATAATTAATGAACAGATTGTGAAGCTGTACAGGCAGTATTTAGCAGAGAATTGA
- the LOC143358921 gene encoding uncharacterized protein LOC143358921, which yields MDLLPAIESQGVLKVENNPEKKENANAKNKKNNPKKFTTAVENIKKKRIEEILAKKKQEEEERERFVKESAEKKAAEKAEIIRQAKRLILYRKPMCRRINRALVVSECYRELDAQVKFQETIKRMDQEEEERYVNLMKSDVAKYEEEEREKARQQLEKQRKYASGLREQIEENERNANEKKTEEFETGKQDQINITKYLQDIKEHEEQELLNKKQKLKQFFRDAIEEKKRFDLKLKQEEEFEDRAIEAYQNARTRINKMHKEIPLKRKQNVELKARAIAEKHQMFMHSTEELENKIFEKATEEQEALYKEKERNRKDREDRMRKQLQDLRKETAHAKLEQFRKAKDLNDWEMLQRFKRVEYNEDWELKEQRAQWDKKMEYGNSLRRCVSQKELERQQEQILEEKAGDLTEVVEKENQRVIDYANEVIDESRNVRPLYPILKAVEECKKEMGLVPLRKKVETVTATGPKRRQSRLRVCTKFVPEEQICYL from the exons ATGGATCTACTACCTGCAATAGAGTCACAGGGGGTAttaaaagtcgaaaataatccggagaaaaaagaaaacgctaatgcaaaaaataaaaagaataatcCAAAAAAGTTTACCACCGCCGTAGAG AACATCAAGAAGAAAAGAATAGAAGAAATATTAGCGAAGAAGAAGcaggaagaggaagaaaggGAAAGATTCGTGAAGGAGTCTGCTGAGAAGAAGGCAGCCGAAAAAGCAGAAATAATAAGACAAGCTAAAAGGTTAATTCTGTATAGAAAACCAATGTGCAGGCGCATTAATCGAGCTCTAGTGGTTTCTGAG TGCTACAGAGAGCTGGACGCTCAAGTGAAGTTTCAAGAAACCATTAAACGCATGGatcaagaagaagaggagaggtATGTGAATTTGATGAAGTCTGACGTAGCAAAGTACGAGGAGGAGGAACGAGAAAAAGCGAGACAACAACTCGAGAAGCAGAGAAAGTATGCTAGTGGATTAAGAGAACA GATCGAAGAAAACGAGAGGAACGCGAACGAGAAGAAGACTGAAGAATTCGAGACTGGGAAACAGGATCAAATCAATATAACCAAATATCTGCAGGATATAAAGGAGCACGAGGAACAGGAA TTGCTGAATAAGAAGCAGAAGCTGAAGCAATTCTTCAGAGACGCCATCGAAGAGAAGAAACGGTTCGATCTGAAGCTCAAGCAGGAAGAAGAGTTCGAGGATCGAGCGATCGAAGCGTATCAGAATGCCAGGACACGAATCAATAAGATGCACAAGGAAAttccgttgaaaaggaaacagaaCGTTGAGCTGAAAGCTCGAGCCATAG CGGAGAAGCATCAGATGTTCATGCACTCGACGGAAGAACTGGAGAACAAAATCTTCGAGAAAGCCACGGAGGAGCAGGAGGCGTTGTACAAAGAGAAGGAGAGGAATCGAAAGGATCGCGAGGACCGTATGCGGAAGCAGTTGCAGGATCTTCGAAAAGAAACGGCGCACGCGAAATTGGAGCAATTTCGGAAGGCGAAGGATCTGAATGATTGGGAAATGCTGCAGAGATTCAAAAGGGTGGAATACAACGAGGACTGGGAGCTGAAAGAGCAACGCGCACAATGGGATAAAAAGATGGAGTACGGAAACTCGTTGCGGAGATGTGTC AGTCAGAAGGAACTTGAACGACAACAGGAGCAGATTTTAGAAGAGAAAGCTGGAGACTTGACGGAAGTCGTCGAAAAGGAGAACCAGAGAGTCATCGATTACGCGAACGAAGTGATCGATGAATCGAGAAATGTGCGACCTCTGTACCCGATTCTCAAAGCTGTGGAG GAATGTAAAAAGGAGATGGGTCTGGTACCATTAAGGAAAAAAGTGGAAACGGTAACAGCAACTGGGCCGAAAAGAAGGCAAAGTCGCCTTCGTGTTTGTACAAAGTTCGTTCCGGAGGAAcaaatttgttatttataa
- the LOC143359025 gene encoding enhancer of split m7 protein yields MQMHEQIMMVDGQEQPISRTYQYRKVMKPMLERKRRARINRCLDELKDLMVTALACDGENVAKLEKADILEQTVRHLHKLQRQQRLSANPVIDADRFRAGYTHCANEVSRCLAATPGVDVALGTKLMTHLGHKLNAMDKTGPLTIHVAAPQSSPSSSSDLSSDEYSMPLTPASSQPSPVRTEIESMSQGHQGLLQVAKPNEPIWRPW; encoded by the exons ATGCAGATGCACGAGCAGATCATGATGGTCGACGGGCAGGAGCAGCCCATCTCCAGGACCTATCAGTACAGAAAG GTGATGAAACCTATGCTCGAACGGAAACGCCGAGCGCGCATCAACCGGTGCCTGGACGAGCTGAAGGACCTCATGGTGACGGCGCTGGCCTGTGACGGCGAGAacgtcgcgaagctcgagaaggcCGATATTCTCGAGCAGACCGTGCGTCATCTGCACAAGTTGCAACGGCAGCAGCGTCTCTCCGCGAACCCTGTGATCGACGCCGATCGCTTCAGAGCCGGATACACGCATTGCGCCAACGAAGTCAGCCGCTGTTTGGCAGCCACTCCCGGCGTGGACGTCGCCCTCGGCACCAAACTGATGACCCACTTGGGCCACAAGCTGAACGCCATGGACAAAACTGGCCCTTTGACCATCCACGTGGCCGCGCCGCAGTCCTCTCCATCGTCCAGCAGCGATCTCAGCTCCGACGAATACTCGATGCCTCTGACACCGGCCTCCAGCCAACCTTCTCCCGTCCGAACGGAAATCGAGAGCATGTCTCAAGGACACCAAGGTCTCCTGCAGGTCGCCAAACCTAACGAGCCTATCTGGAGACCGTGGTAA
- the LOC143361628 gene encoding mitochondrial 2-oxoglutarate/malate carrier protein: protein MSLLSNTDKRVPTFVNFIIGGVSGCVGQTTTHPFDVTKVRMQISKASLGASVQETFRTVGPRGFYVGWTAGVLRQLTYSTARLGMYTSLYDFCQRHFGSVNFPTMIGIGTISGVVGSFVGTPTDLVLVRMIADMKLPPEKRWNYRNGFSGLIQIAKKDGVTSLWRGAVPTMVRGGVVNGTQLSTYSRAKLMLLDTGHFEDGVLLQFCAAMISGLMTCVTSLPMDVAKTRIQNWTGPTKPPNVFATIIDIVQKEGVKSLWRGFLPYYARAAPNTVFTMISVEQLHNLYIHIFWQREE, encoded by the exons ATGTCACTGCTATCCAATACAGACAAGAGAGTGCCCACTTTCGTCAACTTCATCATTGGCGGAGTGTCCGG GTGCGTGGGGCAGACCACAACGCATCCCTTCGATGTTACCAAAGTACGAATGCAGATCTCGAAGGCTTCCCTCGGTGCATCGGTGCAAGAAACTTTTCGGACAGTCGGACCACGTGGGTTTTACGTCGGCTGGACTGCTGGTGTGCTCCGGCAATTGACATACAGCACAGCTAGACTCGGAATGTACACTAGTTTATATGATTTTTGCCA ACGACATTTTGGGAGCGTGAATTTCCCAACAATGATCGGTATCGGAACGATTTCCGGCGTTGTGGGTTCGTTTGTTGGAACTCCAACTGATTTGGTTTTAGTACGCATGATAGCAGACATGAAATTACCTCCTG AGAAGCGATGGAATTATAGAAATGGCTTTTCCGGATTAATCCAGATCGCAAAGAAAGACGGCGTGACTTCACTATGGCGGGGAGCTGTGCCAACTATGGTTAGGGGAGGCGTTGTCAACGGAACGCAATTGAGCACATACAGCAGGGCCAAATTAATGTTGTTGGACACAG GCCATTTCGAGGATGGTGTTTTATTGCAATTTTGTGCTGCTATGATATCCGGACTAATGACGTGTGTAACTTCGCTTCCCATGGATGTAGCTAAAACTAG AATACAAAATTGGACCGGGCCAACAAAACCTCCGAATGTCTTTGCCACCATAATCGATATAGTGCAGAAAGAGGGGGTGAAATCGCTATGGCGAGGATTTTTACCTTATTACGCTCGAGCTGCGCCTAATACTGTATTCACAATGATAAGTGTTGAACAGCTACATAatttgtacatacatatattctgGCAGCGTGAGgaatga